GaagtggcgtccgctttttgAATAAGACCCCAGAATTAGTTCACATTAAGGTATAGATGTGTTTAAAGAGACAAGAaaccaaagtagaaactaatcagcataaatggaaaccaataaTATGTGTCCATTCATTAATTGATGAGCTATGGCCTTTGGTCGCAATGTTGATGAAAATGAAGCATGGATAGTATTTGGCAACCTATGTTAGTTTGTACTGCAGCatgtcattaatttaaaaacagtagGTAGAGCCACAAATGTTAGCATTTATAAAACAGCAATAAGACCTGTCATGATATAGGGGTCTGAGGCCTGGACTCTAATAGGCAGAGAGGAAAAGCCTTCTGAAGTAGGTGGGAAACAAAGAGTTGGAGGAGGATCTATGGAGCAATGCGGAAAAAAGAAGCGATGCGGATCTGAAGCAGAACCTGGAATACTGGCTCAAACACAAAGCGGAAAATGACGTTTGGGCAGAACACATGCAAAGGATGCCAGAATAAATGTTTGTGAGGAAAGTATTTTCAGGGTTGAACAGGAGAAAGACGGTGCAGTGAAAGAATAAGGAAAAGATTGTTGAACGATCTGGAGGAAGATCTAAGAAGAGGTGAAGAttgagaacagaaagaaaaaaaatgaagattgcAAGCATGTTGTTCTGGGGGCTTGGATCTTACATGGGCTGAAGTGCTGAGGATGATGATGAGTGtcatttcagtttaagcagaagtagattaagaggtgacatgattgtaaTGTTTAGAATCATGAAGGGAATCAGTGCACTGGAATGAGACTTGAAAATGAGTTCAccgagaacacggggacacagttggaaacgttttatgggtaaattttgcacaaacattaggaggttttctttacacagagaaccataaacactacaataagctaccaagcagtctggtggacaggaggactttagagactttcaaaactcgacttgatgttttttagaagaattaagtggatagaactggcaagctttgttgggctgaatggcctcttctcgtctgGAATGTTCTaatgtataaaaattaattattggaTGGCATGTTTCAGACACGTGCAGGAGATGTTAATTGGTGACGTTATGCTGGATAGATCTAAGAAAGTGTGTGCACGTTTAAAAATGGCACAActctgggttgtgtggttcctcaccGAGAATGACTACATTTTGGGATGGGTTCTTCATATGTGACATTTGTTCTTTGAGCTTTGGAAAGGTTTCATATATATGTGGATAAACCCAAAATCTTTAATGCATAGTAGGCTACCACAAATGATAACacaattctttcagcttaatggtGGATCACATCCTCGAGGTGGAAATTTAGGAGTGCATTTAGTACCAAAGCCAGGAAGAGTTGtgtcaaactggaaaaaaaaaactggagttgaagcagaaaccttgacaacctttaagaagaacctgGATGAGCTATGGGGACAGCTGAGCTAAACCAACAAGATTGATGAATTGAATGGTGTCCTCTCATTTCTCAAATTTAGGATGTTCTTATGTTCAGATCAATGAGGCACCATATGAAGCACAAGTCCTTTTAAATTCAGGAGCCCGTTGGTAGTTTACAAGTCTGTTACCAACTGTTCTGCAATGGATTTGAATAagtaaaagttctttctggaaccttcttgtggattttttttttttttttggtgaggtATTAAAAAGGTTCCCCAATGGCATTGCCCAGAAGAACAGTTTGGGCACCTTATATTTGTAAGACTGtaggtgtgtgtgcatgtgagatGGTTCAGTGTTAGAGTTGAACCCCATTACAGGGCTGGTTCCTGTGTTTTGCCCAATCCTGCCAGCAAAAAACAAAGGGCATTATTTGGCACAATTTATGATCTCAACCCTGGTTAACCAACCTGACAAAAATACAAGTGAAAAAAACATGGATGGTGACCCCCAGAGCCTCACAGAGTTAATCTGCATCATGTATTGATCCTGAAGTACACTCTTAGAAATAAAGGCGTAGATCTTCAGGatcaagatccaggtctttaatgacctcttgggcacgaccatcagcagtgtgtctgtttgcggagagagtgtcgaccttggcgagaggtttacttacctcagcagtgacattcatgtcttcatatgaagtcagtagatggattgggagaggtGTGAGGTgcctttgcaaaaggacaaaggtccaagtctttagagtcctggtgcttcctgtcttgctatatggttgcgagacatggatgctatctggTGACCtgtgatgaagactggactccattggtactgtgtctcttcagagaatccttgggtaccactggtttaactttgtgttgctcatggagtcctgaatgaggcacattacctgcattgtgagggagcgtcagttatggtactacagccatgtggcgcatttccctgagggtgattcagctcattgttgaggaccaggctaaggggatgcccatgtaacacctggctgcaacagatagatggtcatttccggaaggtgggtTTGGGCCACGTGTCTGCCATTACCAACCAGGATGggtgatgggtgtggcaatgcgctgtaccagtgcatgctccccaacctgacctgacatgaCCTGTTCTTCAGGGTAGTGCCatagggaaccatttttggttccaaaaTACCCCATCCATGTGAAGGTTCCACcaagaactttatttatttagatctgtagcaGAATCCCACAGAGTAAATAACTATGAACAGACAGTTCCTGAGTTATAAAGGACTGTGACTGCATACAATCACACGGACTCGGTTTATGCTTTCCTAATCAGTTAGTGTCACCTACCAAACATGAAAGATTTCAAGGTTTCTAAGAAGATTTACTAagtacaaagaaccaacttcatatgcagagaacccttcccaaaatgaaatggtgtTTCATTTGACACAACCCATTGAATAACGTCAAGTGCCGTTAAAGACGCACCTAGGAGTCGCTGCTGTCATGCTCTCCCTTGTCTGTTGTTTCTCAACGCAAGTCGGAGAACGATCTGTCCTTGTCCTCTGCAGACGGACACATGCAcgttttatgattttgttttgttgaacTAAAAGGTTCATGAAGTCCTCGGAGCTTCAAAAGCTGAAGGCAGCGCTTATAAACAAAACCCTAAAGAGCTTCGTTTCCTTCTAATTATTGGGGCCAGTGACGACGTCTGATCAATTTGTGCTCCTCTATGACAAACTCGGCTCTTACGCAAAAGAGCTAAATcacataataatagtaattacgATAAAAGAAAGGTCTCTCGCGACCTCCTTTAACTTTCTTTCGAGTTTAATGTCATGCATTCAATGTGTGCGCATCTTGTATAACACGTTATAAAAAAGTGTTACAGTTTCAAGGGAAATTGACTTAAATACATCTCGGAAGAAATTGAAATAGCGCAGCTGGAAATCGCAAATGTAGCccacttaaatttaaaaaaaaagctttgcgGGAAAAGTAAACAAACGTGAATTTGAAAGCCACGTTCCAGTAACGGAGGAATGGGCGGTTTGTGTGCACTGCTGCTAGGGCGATGCTACCGTCACAATGCTGACGCCATTCGGGCGGTGCGCTATAAAAGCAGCCAGAGGCCGCGACTAGACAATCAGGCAAAGCCATGCTGTCGGCTGTGCACCACGTCTCCCTCAAAGGCGCCATAGACTCCATGCTGACATGGACAAGTCTGAAAGTCATCAAGCCCAAGCCTGCGGATGAGCCCAAATCACCGGGTGTCAAACCTAAGGACATTTTCGACATCGTAGTTACTCCGGACCGGATTCCCAAATTTTGCATTCCTTCACTGGGAGTCGGGCACGTCATTGTAGAGACTgactcagaaaaagaaaaagcaggctCAGGAGAGTCGGAGGAGCGAGAAAGTCTCTGTAAGAAGCAGTCGTTGCGAACTTTCGACAGTGAGCTGGAACACTCGGATCCAGCCACCAGGGCTGCCCTCTCTCTACCCCACCTGACGAAGATCACCACCCCGTATGGCTTTCTTGCGCTTGGCGAAAGCCCCAACATCAGACGGAAAGAGTCCCTGTTCTTCGAGTCAGACACCACTGACATCACAGCGATGTTGACCAAGAAGAAACGGAGCAATTTTCTGTCCAGGAGTCGCTCGACCCCTCTGGCTGGGAGTAGACCGTCCCCCGACCCCGTTGATCCTCCCGTGAAGACAAGTCGCTCCGTGTCCTGGGACGCCGTCTGTCAAGAGAGCCCATCCCGACTCCATCCCACAGTGGAGAAAATGAAAACGCCCAAATCtgacaaaaagaaatttaaaactcTAATCAAAAAGCACATCCGCAGCATCAAACGAATGCGGTCGGGAGGCGCGTCCACGACGAAGACAGCGAATTAGACTGAAAAGGGCGCGTGACGTGACACAGACTCGCGTTCACGAAAGCCCAAAAAACGAGCAAGTCGAAGCTTCCTCCTGGCGTTCGGGCTGTCCCTGTCTATCCTGAGCACTCTGGTCAGCGAACACAGCGAGGTCCGGTTTCAGTACCAAGGAGAGCGCCGCATCTGCCACGCGCAAACGCCGGCATGTACGCCGCTCTCGTGAACGCGAGTCTTCAGCTGTGAAGGAGGGATGTCATCCCCTGAGTGATCCACTCGTGTTTGCTCGGTCACCCACACCGAATGGGGTATGTTGTGTCTAATTGATTTGTTCCATACAGCATCCATCAAAAAATGTCATGCCGCAGTTCTGGTATATATAGAACGCGGTTTACGGCTCCAAAAATATTCTCATTTTTATCTCTTATTATTTGACCGACGCATTTATCCAGTGCGATTTACAACGTTTGAGATATAACTggctacattttttttcagttggagcacaggcgggTCAAGTAACTTCTCATGGTCACATAGTGGGGTCTGAACCTAAAACTTAAGGGTTTTAAGGGGTGTCTGCCTGGTGACTGTCCCTGTTTGCTGGTGTGCTTGTGTGTAATCATTACACGAAACTGAAAGGAAaagacatttaattaaaaaaaaaaaagtgctttgatcTCAGTATTATTGTTCACCATTCTGATAGTAACAGTAATCCTAATAAAACGATTTTCAGGTGACATTCAGGTGGCGCAAATTTTTATTTCCAGGTCAAAAACCTGAAGGCTTTAGGTTCTACTGAGATGGACAGTTTAATGACTGGGTGGGTgcagaagtggatggatggaagaaaagaAGGGAAGAGATCTAGAAATGATGCACTTGATAGAGAAAGACGTTCAATTCTGGACCTGCCCTGAGCGCTTCTCTCCGGGCAAGGCTAGTACTACCCAAGTATGCCAAAAATGGCAAATCTAGGATCAGCTAACACACCCCGTAACCTCCAGTCCATGGTATTTAAAGATTGAAAGAGGCTCAGTGCGATTCTGATTAAAAGCTGTTAGCAAAatctaaaacaaattaaatactaatattactattactattctAACCACTActaccactaataataataatcataaacattatcatcatcatcaccatcctATGTTTTCATTGCAcaaagtttgtatgttctccccatgttcaagtgtttcacagttcaaagacatgcaggttaggtggatggcTACACTAATTTGgctcatctgtgtgtgtgtgtgtgtgtgggtgggtgtgtgtgtgtgtgtgtgtgtgtgtgtgtgtgtgtgtgtttgtgtgtgtgtgtgtgtttccactCCGTGATGAATTGACGgcctgtccaggaattgttcctgctttatgcctgatgcttgctgggatagattcCAGCTTATTGTCTGGATGAGCGGGTTTAAACATGGGTGGATAATCATCAACATCATCATCGTAATAatagtaatgcattttttcttaagTATACAAATAATGGGTATCTATTTACACTGTTtaagtatttattaatattaccaATATGTCCACACAGGCGGACCTCTTGCTTGAACCTCCTGGAAGGCCTGTTGAACATCGTGCATCAAGTTTCTAACAGCAGATCCTTGTATAATGTGTTCTGATATCACCGGCAAAGTTCATCACTTCAGACTCTATCAGAGATTGTATTATGAATGTATCATCTGGTGAAATAAATAAGAATGCTTTGACACTTTTTTCGTTTTCTGTTTGGACAGTATAcctttaaatattccaaaataaaaaaggaagaatgTGTAAATAGAGTAAAACTTTTGGATTGCCTTAATTTCAGTAGCGAAGCCTGCATgattatgtcattttgttttgtcattgctTCAATAAAGGAATATATAAATGCTGTCTCTATTTGATTACGGATGTCTTACAGCACTGCAAATACTTCGCATATCACACAATGTTTACAGCTTTAAatatggggacaaataaagaatctatctatctatctatctatctatctatctatctatctatctatctatctatctatctatctatctatctatctatctatcaaggagTCGCTCGACACCCCTACCTTagtacaacatccatccatccatgttcttaACCTCTTTTATCCAGGGTAGGGTCGAGGAGTATAGATGAAGCTCATCTCATAATAAACACAGGACCCATGGCAGGAGCAAACCCAAACAAAGACGCCAGTCCAGGGTAAACACACAAGTACGTTAAGGTGAAGTCAGGAACGCCAATTCACGTAACTCGCATGTCTTTTTACTGTTGAAGAAAACTCATTCGTACAGATGGAGGACAATGAAACTGCACGCAGAGAGCACATGGAACGTGAATCGCAGTTTTCTctttgcgaggcagcagcgttcaCACTTGCGTCACTCTGCTGCCCGAGAGACCAGCCAACCCAATAAATCAGGACACGTGCGTGCATTCGCACTCACGGGATCAATCGGTGTAccgcagatagatagatagatagatagatagatagatagatagatagatagatagatagatagatagatagatagatctttattcaGATAGTGTTACCTGAATGTCAGTTCGACATTGACTACAAAAACtgatctcgctcgctctctcacgCCCTCTTTCTATCtttcacacatacacactaacACTCACACACGCTCACAACCCCATACAAAACACATTTATTCACCCATACTGTTTCCTCCTTGGTGCTCGATACGGCCGGGTTGGTCTCATCCACCCAGAATTGGACTAAGAGGGATTGAAAGGAATCAGTGGACTTTACGATCCACAGAGAAGTTCTGTTCCATTGAAATCATTCCATATCTACTTTTTAGATGAATCGTCACTCATAAGTAAGCTTCCTTTAACGAACAGTATGTGTTCGCCAAATCTTGTTATTACAGATGATCACTGTGCTTATTGTTTATAACGACTACTGCGATGAGTCGGATAATAGAATGCTTTGTAAAGATCTCTTTCCACTTTGactttaatgagttttttttaactgttgatcagtgtcaaaactGAACATATGAAGATATCCGGATCAAAATTTTGCAAACCTGCCACGTTCGCTCATTGTTTTCCCGTAATTTTCGGTGCAGATTGGTATCCGTTTTGTTCATTTTCGATACTATTTGAAGGAAACAGAGCACATCGAGCAGAGCAGAATCGACTGTCCAGATCGGTCTCTGTCACTCAGATTTAAACTTATTAATTCTGGGACGACTTAGAGTTTAGAGTCGCCAGACAGCCTAACCTGCGTGCAAAACTGGAAACTggagaaaccaaaagaaaaaaaaaataaaatgctgggGGAAATCGGTGTCTAGTAAAGCACTAAACAAGGAACTGTAACCTCATGTCTTGAAACAACAATACAGCTAATCTAGTTTAATAACTAATCTtggtataaagaaagaaagaacatttgTGAACATATGCTTTTGCCTTTCGTGGTGTAACAGACTGCAGAAAAGAAGACTTTGAACAAGCTGTATAATACATCTGTTCTCCGGCCTTGCATTTCCCTTGTGTTTTCCACGACGAAGCCCCACACGCGAAGCTCCGCCCCTAATTTGTGTATCCCTATGTTGGCCGGGCGGCCACGCCCCTCATTTTTGTATTTACATCCTGGCCTGGCTGCGCGGCCCGTGTCTTATTTAAAAAAGCTTGTCCTTCCTGCATCCAAGTTCTGAATTTAAATATTCGGGTTATTTGGAGAAATCAAGGACAATGCTACTCTGAAGACCTGAAACGGGATTTGGATTGAGAAATGAGCTGAGAGACCTCATCAAATGCGGTTTGGAAAACGTTTGAGTAAAATCCACCAAGTAATAGCGGGACCAGCAACTGTTCTCTGAGCAGACTTTCACGAGTTTGAACTGGGATGTCTGTAAAAGAGTGCCTATAAAACGTCTTCATCTCCATGGAAGATTTTACATTTAATTGTTAGACGACATTGAGCCAGATTTGACTagttttgacactgatcaacagttAAAAAAACTCATTAAAGTCAAAGTCGAAAGACTTCTTTATAAAGCATTCTAAATTGTGTTTGCAGAGgtgattagaattagaattagaattagaattagaacaatctagacgagaacaggccattcagcccaacaaagctcgccagtcctatccacttgcttcctccaagaaaacatcaagtcgagttttgaaagtccctaacgtcttactgtctaccacactacttggtaacttattccaagtgtctatcgttctttgtgtaaagaaaaacttcctaatgtttgtgcgaaatttacccttaacaagtttccaactgtgtccccgtgttcttgatgaactcattttaaaatacaagtctcgatccactgttctaattcccttcataattttaaacacttcaatcatgtcacctcttaatcttcttttgcttaaactgtaaaggctcagctcttttaatctttcctcataattcaacccctgtagacctggaatcagcctagtcgctcttctctggaccttttctagtgctgctatgtcctttttgtagcctggagaccaaaactgcacacagtactcaagatgaggcctcaccagtgcattataaaggttgagcataacctccttggacttgtactcacacatcggctatataacctaacattctgttagccttcttaatggcttctgaacactgttggaagttgatagctccactatgactcctaaatccttctcataaggtgtactctgattttcgaccgcccattgtgtattcaaacctaatatttttacttcctatgtgtaatactttacatttactgacattaaatttcatctgccacaaatctgcccaagcctgtatgctatccaagtccttctgtaatgatataacggattccaaattatctgctaatccacctatcttggtatcatctgcaaacttaaccagcttgttacttatattcctatctaaatcatttatatatattaaaaatagcagcgccctagcactgacccctgtggaacaccactcttaacatcgccagttctgatgaggttcctcgcaccatcaccctctgcttcctgtgtctgagccaattctgcacccatctaaaaacatcaccctgaactcccacttcttttaacttgatgcccaacctctcatgtggcaccttatcaaatgctttctgaaagtccagataaataatatcataagctccactttgatcgtatccttttgttgcctcctcatagaattccaacatgttagtaaaacacgacctccctcttctgaacccatgctgactgttcagaataactcctgtccttgtcatgtgttgctcaatcttatccttaataattccttccattaattttcctgtgatgcttgttaagcttactggcctatagttgcttggatctgccctgtcaccctttttatataatgggatgatatttgccattttccagtcctttggaatctctccagtgcacagtgacttcctaaaaatatgtgtcaagggtttatatatgtactcactagcctccttaagaacacgaggataaatattatctgggcctggtgatttgtttgatttcatcttatttaatctgagcagcacttctccctctacaatttccaaatccctcagtacctccttagtagttgtgtttacctctggcaggttatccacttgctcacttgtaaacacctcagaaaaatgtaagtttagggcatctgctatttcattgtctgtatcttttaattccctttactattcctgatgaacttgacctcctccttaactgttcttttactactaaaatactgaaagaatctcttggggtcttctttcgccttatctgctatattcctctccaactgtcttttagcctctctgatatccttcttaatggttgccctcattttctcatacgctacggttctctttgcagtcattagtcttatatgccttatacagcagtttttcctttgcaacttctttttaaatctttattaatccatcgtggagttttttttagtttcctattacttccaaatttaggtatgtatctgtcctgcattacatgtaaaacatttttaaacctgttccactgctcctcgactgtctccacatttaaaagcttatcccagtctatcctacttagactttgtcacatctgctcaaaattagccctactaaagttcaacttaacaattttagtctttgcatctgtactcttacaaaatactgagaattgtattacattatggtcacttgaccctagtggttcaatcacctctacaccctcaattctatcctgattattacagaatactaaatccagacaggcttcaccccgtgttggtgctttaacatgctgtgttaaaaaacagtcgccgattacttctaaaactcctgctcttgtgctcctccatctgtaaggttatcccagttaatatttggataattaaagtcccccatgactataatatccccctgtaaacttgcctttttgatattactaaaaagatgcgtgttgaaattactgtctgaattgggtggtctataacacactcctaaaatgagacccttttccctaatattttccaggcgaagccacatgtcctcactaagatggggctcatcatccaactgaagatgacttacatttaattcctgtttggcataaacagcaaccccacctccttttctgttctgtctatccttcctaaaaaatgtgtatccctctatgttacattcatccccatctttgttatttagccaggtttccgttattgctataatatcataattatgctctgctacatacaactccaactcacttaccttatttttgatacttctagcattaaggcaagctatttttaatgtgttaatccttctatctttacgtgtttgcttaaaatttacattactatgcatgtAATGCATAGTAAAGGTGATCACTTCATTCACTACTGCGTCACAGCTCTGGAGCCTTAGATTCAAGGCTTACCCAGTcactgtcagtgtggagtttgcgcTTTCTCTGCGTGTCCCCATTGACTCTTCTTCAGGTGTTCTGGTTTTCCATCTACATGTGGGTTGGAGTGTTCAGTGTCAGACTGAGTTGTTCCTGAACCTCCACTCAATACTGCCAGAGTAGACTAAAGCTCAGGTCACCTGAAATAGGTCTAAAGATGAACAA
This genomic window from Polypterus senegalus isolate Bchr_013 chromosome 4, ASM1683550v1, whole genome shotgun sequence contains:
- the LOC120528855 gene encoding C2 calcium-dependent domain-containing protein 4A-like, with the protein product MLSAVHHVSLKGAIDSMLTWTSLKVIKPKPADEPKSPGVKPKDIFDIVVTPDRIPKFCIPSLGVGHVIVETDSEKEKAGSGESEERESLCKKQSLRTFDSELEHSDPATRAALSLPHLTKITTPYGFLALGESPNIRRKESLFFESDTTDITAMLTKKKRSNFLSRSRSTPLAGSRPSPDPVDPPVKTSRSVSWDAVCQESPSRLHPTVEKMKTPKSDKKKFKTLIKKHIRSIKRMRSGGASTTKTAN